One genomic region from Burkholderia latens encodes:
- a CDS encoding AGE family epimerase/isomerase, which yields MNMPPVQSRAAAPASHAQAAPFVASFRDPSFLLSHVEDTLRFYATNAFDPTGGFYHYFRDDGSVYNRTSRHLVSSCRFVFNYAMAYRHFGDPRHLEYARHGLRFLRDAHWDDTLQGYDWELDWRDGGKRATLDGTRHCYGLAFVLLAAAHATMAGIDEARPLIASTYELAEHRFWDPAAGLYADDATPNWNVSSYRGQNANMHMTEALLAAYDATGHVTYLDRAEKLATHITQRQAALSGGLVWEHYHADWSVDWDYNKEDSSNIFRPWGFQPGHQTEWAKLLLILERHRPLDWLVPRAAELFDAALTHAWDADHGGLCYGFGPDFTICDHNKYFWVQAETFAAAAMLGARTGAERFWDWYDEIWRYSWAHFVDHRYGAWYRILTCDNRKYSDEKSPAGKTDYHTMGACYDVLATLARAARSEPTQ from the coding sequence ATGAACATGCCCCCGGTCCAATCCCGCGCCGCCGCGCCGGCCAGCCACGCGCAAGCGGCACCGTTCGTCGCGAGCTTCCGCGATCCGTCGTTCCTGCTGTCGCACGTCGAGGACACGCTGCGCTTTTATGCGACGAACGCGTTCGACCCGACGGGCGGCTTCTACCACTACTTCCGCGACGACGGCAGCGTCTACAACCGCACGTCGCGGCACCTCGTCAGCAGCTGCCGGTTCGTCTTCAACTACGCGATGGCGTACCGGCACTTCGGCGATCCGCGCCATCTCGAGTACGCGCGCCACGGGCTGCGCTTCCTGCGCGACGCGCACTGGGACGACACGCTTCAAGGCTACGACTGGGAACTCGACTGGCGCGACGGCGGCAAGCGCGCGACGCTCGACGGCACGCGCCACTGCTACGGACTCGCGTTCGTGCTGCTGGCGGCCGCGCACGCGACGATGGCCGGCATCGACGAAGCGCGCCCGCTGATCGCATCGACCTACGAACTCGCCGAACACCGCTTCTGGGATCCGGCCGCGGGCCTCTACGCCGACGACGCGACGCCGAACTGGAACGTGTCGTCGTACCGTGGGCAGAACGCGAACATGCACATGACCGAAGCGTTGCTCGCGGCCTACGACGCAACCGGCCACGTCACCTATCTCGATCGCGCGGAAAAGCTCGCGACCCACATCACGCAGCGCCAGGCCGCGCTGTCGGGCGGCCTCGTATGGGAGCACTACCATGCCGACTGGTCGGTCGACTGGGATTACAACAAGGAAGACAGTTCGAACATCTTCCGTCCGTGGGGTTTCCAGCCCGGCCATCAGACCGAATGGGCGAAGCTGCTGCTGATCCTCGAGCGGCACCGCCCGCTCGACTGGCTCGTGCCGCGCGCGGCTGAACTGTTCGACGCGGCGCTCACGCACGCGTGGGATGCCGATCACGGCGGCCTCTGCTACGGCTTCGGCCCCGACTTCACGATCTGCGACCACAACAAGTATTTCTGGGTGCAGGCGGAAACCTTCGCGGCAGCCGCGATGCTCGGCGCGCGCACCGGCGCCGAACGCTTCTGGGACTGGTACGACGAAATCTGGCGCTACAGCTGGGCGCATTTCGTCGATCACCGCTACGGCGCGTGGTACCGGATCCTCACCTGCGACAACCGCAAGTACAGCGACGAAAAGAGCCCGGCCGGCAAGACCGACTATCACACGATGGGCGCGTGCTACGACGTGCTCGCGACCCTCGCGCGCGCGGCGCGCAGCGAGCCGACGCAATGA
- a CDS encoding carbohydrate kinase family protein, which translates to MSGGTFPAFVSAGDILTDMVRTGDAQWTSVPGGAGWNVARAVARLGVPSALAGAIGEDCFSDVLWRTSEAAGLDLRFLQRVPRAPLLAIVHETRPPAYFFIGDASADLAFDPSRLPSGWTEHVKWAHFGCISLVREPLAGTLVALAADLHARGVKISFDPNYRNLMTAAFRPTLERMAGLADLIKVSDEDLRHLFGGDGPEAIAAVRALNPDAAVLVTRGAQAATLHADGEVLEASPPRVEVVDTVGAGDASIGGLLFSLMAAPQRSWRDHLAFALAAGAAACRHTGAHAPTLDEVVALLER; encoded by the coding sequence ATGAGCGGCGGCACGTTTCCGGCTTTCGTGTCGGCGGGCGACATCCTGACCGACATGGTGCGCACAGGCGACGCGCAGTGGACGTCGGTGCCGGGCGGCGCCGGCTGGAACGTCGCGCGCGCGGTCGCGCGGCTCGGCGTGCCGAGCGCGCTTGCCGGCGCGATCGGCGAGGACTGCTTCTCGGACGTACTGTGGCGCACGAGCGAGGCGGCCGGGCTCGACCTGCGCTTCCTGCAGCGCGTGCCGCGTGCGCCGCTGCTCGCGATCGTCCACGAGACGCGTCCGCCCGCGTACTTCTTCATCGGCGACGCGAGCGCGGATCTCGCGTTCGACCCGTCACGGCTGCCGTCCGGCTGGACCGAGCACGTGAAATGGGCGCACTTCGGCTGCATCAGCCTGGTGCGCGAGCCGCTGGCGGGCACGCTGGTCGCGCTCGCGGCCGACCTGCATGCGCGCGGCGTGAAGATCAGCTTCGATCCGAACTACCGGAACCTGATGACGGCCGCGTTCCGGCCGACGCTGGAGCGGATGGCCGGCCTCGCCGACCTGATCAAGGTGTCGGACGAGGATCTGCGCCACCTGTTCGGCGGCGACGGCCCCGAGGCGATTGCGGCCGTGCGCGCGCTGAATCCGGATGCGGCTGTGCTCGTCACGCGCGGCGCGCAGGCGGCGACGCTCCATGCAGATGGCGAAGTGCTCGAGGCCAGCCCGCCGCGCGTCGAGGTGGTCGACACCGTCGGCGCGGGCGACGCGTCGATCGGCGGCCTGCTATTCAGCCTGATGGCCGCGCCGCAGCGGTCGTGGCGGGACCATCTCGCGTTCGCGCTCGCGGCCGGCGCCGCCGCGTGCCGGCATACGGGCGCGCACGCGCCGACGCTGGACGAGGTCGTCGCGCTGCTGGAACGTTGA
- a CDS encoding DUF2905 domain-containing protein produces the protein MLRWLMASFVAVMILTRCWPWLGKLGIGRLPGDVTLTLGGRRYPFPFMSTLVLTILVSMVARLL, from the coding sequence ATGTTGCGCTGGCTGATGGCGTCGTTCGTCGCCGTGATGATCCTGACGCGCTGCTGGCCGTGGCTCGGCAAGCTCGGGATCGGGCGGCTGCCGGGCGACGTCACGCTGACGCTCGGCGGGCGGCGTTATCCGTTTCCGTTCATGTCGACGCTGGTGCTGACGATCCTGGTGTCGATGGTGGCGCGGCTGCTCTGA
- a CDS encoding class I SAM-dependent methyltransferase codes for MNPKAHEPASLPAPGPDALAQSETLAAQLRDEIAAAGGWLPFDRFMERALYAPGLGYYSGGARKFGRRADDGSDFVTAPELSPLFAQTLANPVADALAASGTRRVMEFGAGTGKLVAGLLAALDALGVELDEYLIVDLSGELRERQRDTIAAAAPALAAKVRWLDALPERFDGVVIGNEVLDAMPVRLFAKAGGAWLERGVALDARHAFVFDDRPVDAAGLPPVLATLDVDDGYVTETHEAALAFTRTVCTMLGRGAVLLVDYGFPAHEYYHPQRDRGTLMCHYRHHAHDDAFLYPGLQDITAHVEFTGIYDAGVATGADLLGYTSQARFLLNAGITDALAAIDPSDIHQFLPAANAVQKLISEAEMGELFKVIGFSRGIDGTLDAFARGDRSHAL; via the coding sequence ATGAACCCGAAAGCTCACGAACCCGCTAGTTTACCTGCTCCCGGCCCTGACGCGCTCGCGCAGTCCGAAACCCTCGCCGCGCAACTGCGCGACGAGATCGCGGCGGCGGGCGGCTGGCTGCCGTTCGACCGCTTCATGGAGCGGGCGCTGTACGCACCCGGCCTCGGCTATTACAGCGGCGGCGCGCGCAAATTCGGCCGCCGCGCCGACGACGGCAGCGACTTCGTGACGGCGCCCGAACTGTCGCCGCTGTTCGCGCAGACGCTCGCGAACCCCGTCGCCGACGCGCTGGCCGCGAGCGGCACGCGCCGCGTGATGGAGTTCGGCGCAGGCACGGGCAAGCTCGTGGCCGGGCTGCTCGCGGCGCTCGACGCACTCGGCGTCGAACTCGACGAATACCTGATCGTCGATCTGTCAGGCGAACTGCGCGAACGGCAGCGCGATACGATCGCGGCCGCGGCGCCCGCGCTTGCGGCCAAGGTCCGCTGGCTCGACGCTTTGCCCGAGCGCTTCGACGGCGTCGTGATCGGCAACGAGGTGCTCGATGCGATGCCGGTGCGCCTGTTCGCGAAGGCCGGCGGCGCGTGGCTCGAGCGCGGCGTCGCGCTCGATGCGCGGCATGCGTTCGTGTTCGACGACCGGCCGGTGGACGCGGCAGGCCTGCCGCCGGTGCTCGCTACACTCGACGTCGACGACGGCTACGTGACCGAGACGCATGAAGCCGCGCTGGCGTTCACGCGCACCGTGTGCACGATGCTCGGGCGCGGCGCGGTGCTGCTGGTCGACTACGGCTTTCCCGCGCACGAGTACTACCACCCGCAGCGCGACCGCGGCACGCTGATGTGCCATTACCGCCACCACGCGCACGACGACGCATTCCTGTACCCGGGGCTGCAGGACATCACCGCGCACGTCGAATTCACCGGCATCTACGATGCGGGCGTCGCGACCGGCGCCGACCTGCTCGGCTACACGTCGCAGGCGCGTTTCCTGTTGAACGCCGGGATTACCGACGCGCTCGCCGCGATCGACCCGTCCGACATCCACCAGTTCCTGCCGGCCGCGAACGCGGTGCAGAAGCTGATCTCGGAAGCGGAAATGGGCGAGCTGTTCAAGGTGATCGGGTTTTCGCGCGGCATCGACGGCACGCTCGACGCGTTCGCGCGCGGCGACCGCTCGCACGCGCTCTGA
- a CDS encoding SDR family oxidoreductase: MTVSADTSPPRIALVAGALGSAADAASLGRALANGFAQRGWDVALQRSPDAPRAAADALVAEVAARGRRAAVLDADLALETDAAALVASCAAVLGRPACVVFVSACASTDDAHTADAASLAGALARNVTAPLALARARADATPDTARDDESLRACAIHVLDQALFHPAPAQLSHALMQAALNRATSALALALAPKVRVAALVRGHAPHVNDIAAAACYLASAPGVTGATLTVDGGEHLVPPAAGPND, encoded by the coding sequence ATGACCGTTTCAGCCGATACGTCGCCCCCGCGCATCGCGCTCGTCGCGGGCGCGCTGGGCAGCGCGGCCGACGCCGCGTCGCTCGGTCGAGCGCTCGCGAACGGATTCGCGCAGCGCGGCTGGGACGTCGCGCTGCAGCGCAGTCCCGACGCGCCGCGCGCGGCCGCCGACGCGCTCGTCGCCGAAGTGGCGGCCCGCGGCCGCCGCGCGGCCGTGCTCGACGCCGATCTGGCCCTGGAGACCGACGCCGCCGCGCTCGTCGCCTCGTGCGCCGCCGTATTGGGCCGGCCGGCCTGCGTCGTGTTCGTGAGCGCGTGCGCCAGCACCGACGACGCGCACACGGCCGACGCCGCGTCGCTCGCCGGTGCGCTGGCGCGCAACGTGACGGCGCCGCTCGCGCTCGCGCGCGCGCGCGCCGACGCGACACCTGACACCGCGCGCGACGACGAATCGCTGCGCGCGTGCGCGATCCACGTGCTGGACCAAGCGCTGTTTCACCCGGCGCCGGCGCAGCTGTCGCACGCGCTGATGCAGGCCGCGCTGAACCGCGCGACCTCGGCGCTGGCGCTGGCACTCGCGCCGAAGGTGCGCGTCGCGGCGCTCGTGCGCGGCCACGCGCCGCACGTGAACGACATCGCGGCAGCGGCCTGCTATCTCGCGAGCGCGCCCGGCGTGACGGGCGCGACGCTGACCGTCGACGGCGGCGAGCACCTGGTGCCGCCCGCTGCCGGCCCGAATGACTGA
- a CDS encoding dihydroneopterin aldolase, which yields MFSALLHPRLADCRRLYLRDYEVHINIGAFEHEKRGEQRVVINVDLFVPLAQSTPVDDRLHEVVDYDLMKQSVAQCLARGHIHLQETLCDAIAATLLAHDTVRAVRVRTEKPDAYPDCDAVGVEVFRIKDEERA from the coding sequence ATGTTTTCCGCTCTCCTGCACCCCCGCCTCGCGGATTGCCGCAGGCTCTACCTGCGCGACTACGAGGTGCACATCAACATCGGGGCCTTCGAACACGAGAAGCGCGGCGAGCAGCGCGTCGTCATCAACGTCGACCTGTTCGTGCCGCTTGCGCAGTCGACGCCCGTCGACGACCGGCTGCATGAAGTCGTCGACTACGACCTGATGAAGCAGAGCGTCGCGCAGTGCCTCGCGCGCGGCCACATTCATCTGCAGGAAACGCTGTGCGACGCGATCGCCGCGACCCTGCTGGCGCACGACACCGTGCGCGCGGTACGCGTCCGTACCGAGAAACCGGACGCCTATCCGGACTGCGACGCCGTCGGCGTCGAAGTCTTTCGCATCAAGGACGAGGAGCGCGCATGA
- the ttcA gene encoding tRNA 2-thiocytidine(32) synthetase TtcA, whose amino-acid sequence MNAPHTNDTAADGVAIEATVAESGRCALTRREQKEAYENNKLFKRIVRQVGQAIGDYNMIEQGDKVMVCLSGGKDSYAMLDVLLRLRERAPIDFDIVAVNLDQKQPGFPEHVLPEYLTRIGVPFHIENQDTYSIVKRLVPEGKTTCSLCSRLRRGILYRVAGELGATKIALGHHRDDILQTLLLNMFYGGKLKGMPPKLQSDDGKNVVIRPLAYVKETDLEKYAELREFPIIPCNLCGSQPNLKRAEMKALIREWDKRFPGRVDNMFSALANIVPSHLMDTTQFPFASLRATGVADPQGDMAFDEEPCASGDEFGAPGAANPGAARPISIVQFDDL is encoded by the coding sequence ATGAACGCCCCCCACACGAACGACACGGCGGCCGACGGCGTCGCCATCGAAGCCACCGTTGCCGAATCCGGGCGCTGCGCGCTGACGCGCCGCGAGCAGAAGGAAGCATACGAGAACAACAAGCTGTTCAAGCGGATCGTGCGCCAGGTCGGCCAGGCGATCGGCGACTACAACATGATCGAGCAGGGCGACAAGGTGATGGTGTGCCTGTCCGGCGGCAAGGACAGCTACGCGATGCTCGACGTGCTGCTGCGGCTGCGCGAGCGCGCGCCGATCGACTTCGACATCGTCGCGGTCAACCTCGACCAGAAGCAGCCGGGCTTCCCCGAGCACGTGCTGCCCGAGTACCTGACGCGGATCGGCGTGCCGTTCCACATCGAGAACCAGGACACCTACAGCATCGTCAAGCGGCTCGTGCCCGAAGGCAAGACGACCTGTTCGCTGTGCTCGCGGCTGCGCCGCGGGATTCTGTACCGCGTGGCCGGCGAGCTCGGTGCGACCAAGATCGCGCTCGGCCATCACCGCGACGACATCCTGCAGACCTTGCTGCTCAACATGTTCTACGGCGGCAAGCTGAAGGGCATGCCGCCGAAGCTGCAGTCGGACGACGGTAAAAACGTCGTGATCCGCCCGCTCGCGTACGTGAAGGAAACCGATCTCGAGAAATACGCGGAGCTGCGCGAGTTCCCTATCATCCCGTGCAACCTGTGCGGCAGCCAGCCGAACCTGAAGCGCGCGGAAATGAAGGCGCTGATCCGCGAATGGGACAAGCGCTTCCCCGGCCGTGTCGACAACATGTTCAGCGCGCTCGCGAACATCGTGCCGTCGCATCTGATGGATACGACGCAGTTCCCGTTCGCATCGCTGCGCGCGACGGGCGTTGCCGATCCGCAAGGCGACATGGCATTCGACGAGGAGCCGTGCGCATCGGGCGACGAGTTCGGCGCACCGGGCGCCGCGAATCCTGGCGCGGCCCGGCCGATCTCGATCGTCCAGTTCGACGACCTGTAA
- the glmU gene encoding bifunctional UDP-N-acetylglucosamine diphosphorylase/glucosamine-1-phosphate N-acetyltransferase GlmU, which yields MNIVILAAGTGKRMRSALPKVLHPLAGRPLLSHVIATARTLQPSRLVVVVGHGAEQVQAAVAAPDVQFALQAEQLGTGHAVRQALPLLDPAQPTLVLYGDVPLTRASTLRRLVDAARDGRYGILTVTLDDPTGYGRIVRDASGFVTRIVEQKDASPEQLKIAEINTGIIVTPTAQLSMWLGALKNENAQGEYYLTDVVELAIEAGFEIVTSQPDDDWETLGVNSKAQLAELERIHQRNVADALLVDGVTLADPARIDVRGTLSCGRDVSIDVNCVFEGNVTLADNVTIGANCVIRNASIGAGTRIDAFTHIDGAELGASTVIGPYARLRPGAQLADEAHVGNFVEVKNAVIGHGSKANHLTYIGDADIGARVNIGAGTITCNYDGANKFRTVIEDDVFVGSDTQLVAPVRVGRGVTIAAGTTIWKDVAEGVLALNEKTQTAKSGYVRPVKKKS from the coding sequence ATGAATATCGTGATTTTGGCGGCAGGCACCGGCAAGCGGATGCGTTCCGCGCTGCCGAAAGTGCTCCATCCCCTGGCCGGCAGGCCGCTCCTCTCCCACGTCATCGCCACCGCGCGCACGCTGCAGCCGTCGCGGCTCGTCGTCGTCGTCGGTCATGGCGCCGAGCAGGTGCAGGCCGCGGTCGCCGCGCCCGACGTGCAGTTCGCGCTGCAGGCCGAGCAGCTCGGCACCGGCCACGCGGTGCGCCAGGCGCTGCCGCTGCTCGATCCCGCGCAGCCGACGCTCGTGCTGTACGGCGACGTGCCGCTCACGCGCGCGTCGACGCTGCGGCGCCTCGTCGACGCCGCGCGCGACGGCCGTTACGGGATTCTGACCGTCACGCTCGACGATCCGACCGGTTACGGCCGCATCGTGCGCGACGCGTCCGGCTTCGTCACGCGCATCGTCGAGCAGAAGGACGCGTCGCCCGAGCAGCTGAAGATCGCCGAGATCAACACCGGCATCATCGTCACGCCCACGGCGCAGCTGTCGATGTGGCTCGGCGCGCTGAAGAACGAGAACGCGCAAGGCGAGTACTACCTGACCGACGTCGTCGAGCTCGCGATCGAGGCCGGTTTCGAGATCGTCACGTCGCAGCCCGACGACGACTGGGAAACGCTCGGCGTGAACAGCAAGGCGCAGCTCGCGGAGCTGGAGCGCATTCACCAGCGCAATGTGGCGGACGCACTGCTCGTCGACGGCGTCACGCTCGCCGATCCGGCCCGCATCGACGTGCGCGGCACGCTGAGCTGCGGCCGCGACGTGTCGATCGACGTGAACTGCGTGTTCGAAGGCAACGTGACGCTCGCCGACAACGTAACGATCGGCGCGAACTGCGTGATCCGCAACGCGTCGATCGGCGCGGGCACGCGCATCGACGCATTCACGCACATCGACGGCGCCGAACTTGGCGCGAGCACCGTGATCGGCCCGTACGCGCGGCTGCGCCCGGGCGCGCAGCTGGCCGACGAAGCGCACGTCGGCAACTTCGTCGAGGTGAAGAACGCGGTGATCGGCCACGGCTCGAAGGCGAATCACCTGACCTACATCGGCGACGCCGACATCGGCGCGCGCGTGAACATCGGCGCGGGCACGATCACCTGCAACTACGACGGCGCGAACAAGTTCCGCACCGTGATCGAGGACGACGTGTTCGTCGGTTCGGACACGCAGCTCGTCGCGCCGGTGCGCGTCGGCCGCGGCGTGACGATCGCGGCCGGCACGACGATCTGGAAGGACGTCGCCGAAGGCGTCCTCGCATTGAACGAGAAGACGCAGACCGCGAAGAGCGGCTACGTCCGCCCGGTCAAGAAGAAGAGCTGA
- the glmS gene encoding glutamine--fructose-6-phosphate transaminase (isomerizing), protein MCGIVGAVAQRNIVPVLIEGLRRLEYRGYDSCGVAVLEPGAPKRARSVARVADLDAQVRESHLEGATGVAHTRWATHGAPVTHNAHPIFSSNALALVHNGIIENFETLRESLRAKGYEFVSQTDTEVIAHLVHSLYRGNLFDAVREAVQQLHGAYAIAVTHKDEPHTVVGARQGSPLVVGHGDGENFLASDALALAGSTDRFTFLEEGDVCELSLDGVKIVDRHGALVQREIRVVSAYGGAVELGPYRHFMQKEIFEQPRAISDTVPQTEAFDATLFGDAAAAAFANIDSLLILACGTSYYSGLTAKYWLESIAKIPTQVEIASEYRYRESVPNPRQLVLVISQSGETADTLAALKHAQSLGHPHTLAVCNVATSAMVRLTEMQFLTHAGTEIGVASTKAFTTQLVALFVLAATLGKLRGHVDAVQEAQFLKELRHLPAALNSVLALEPQIIAWSEEFARKENALFLGRGLHYPIALEGALKLKEISYIHAEAYPAGELKHGPLALVTEAMPVVTVAPNDTLLEKLKSNMQEVRARGGELYVFADADTQIVNDDGLHVIRMPEHYGQLSPILHVVPLQLLAYHTACARGTDVDKPRNLAKSVTVE, encoded by the coding sequence ATGTGCGGGATTGTCGGCGCAGTTGCGCAGCGTAATATCGTTCCGGTGCTGATCGAAGGATTGCGGCGCCTCGAATACCGTGGCTACGATTCGTGCGGCGTCGCCGTGCTCGAACCGGGCGCACCGAAGCGCGCGCGCAGCGTCGCGCGTGTCGCCGATCTCGATGCGCAGGTGCGCGAATCGCACCTCGAAGGCGCGACCGGCGTCGCGCACACGCGCTGGGCGACGCACGGCGCGCCCGTCACGCACAACGCGCACCCGATCTTCTCGTCGAACGCGCTCGCGCTGGTGCACAACGGCATCATCGAGAACTTCGAGACGCTGCGCGAATCGCTGCGCGCGAAGGGCTACGAATTCGTGTCGCAGACCGACACCGAAGTGATCGCGCACCTCGTGCACAGCCTGTATCGCGGCAACCTGTTCGACGCGGTGCGCGAAGCCGTGCAGCAGTTGCACGGCGCGTATGCGATCGCGGTCACGCACAAGGACGAGCCGCATACCGTCGTCGGCGCGCGCCAGGGTTCGCCGCTCGTCGTCGGCCATGGCGACGGCGAGAACTTCCTCGCATCCGACGCGCTCGCGCTGGCCGGCAGCACCGACCGCTTCACGTTCCTGGAGGAAGGCGACGTCTGCGAACTGTCGCTCGACGGCGTGAAGATCGTCGACCGCCACGGCGCGCTCGTGCAGCGCGAGATCCGCGTGGTCAGCGCATACGGCGGCGCAGTCGAGCTCGGGCCCTATCGCCACTTCATGCAGAAGGAAATCTTCGAGCAGCCGCGCGCGATCAGCGACACGGTGCCGCAAACCGAGGCATTCGACGCAACGCTGTTCGGCGACGCGGCCGCCGCCGCGTTCGCGAACATCGACAGCCTGCTGATCCTCGCGTGCGGCACGAGCTACTACTCCGGGCTCACCGCGAAGTACTGGCTCGAATCGATCGCGAAGATTCCGACGCAGGTCGAGATCGCGAGCGAATACCGCTACCGCGAGTCGGTGCCGAACCCGCGCCAGCTCGTGCTGGTGATCTCGCAGTCGGGCGAAACGGCCGACACGCTGGCCGCGCTCAAGCACGCGCAGTCGCTCGGCCACCCGCATACGCTCGCGGTGTGCAACGTCGCGACGAGCGCGATGGTGCGGCTCACCGAGATGCAGTTCCTGACGCACGCGGGCACCGAGATCGGCGTCGCGTCGACGAAAGCGTTCACGACGCAGCTCGTCGCGCTGTTCGTGCTGGCGGCGACGCTCGGCAAGCTGCGCGGGCATGTCGACGCCGTGCAGGAAGCGCAATTCCTGAAGGAGCTGCGCCACCTGCCGGCCGCGCTGAACAGCGTACTCGCGCTCGAGCCGCAGATCATCGCGTGGTCGGAGGAATTCGCGCGCAAGGAAAACGCGCTGTTCCTCGGCCGCGGGCTGCACTACCCGATCGCGCTCGAAGGCGCGCTGAAGCTGAAGGAAATCTCGTACATCCACGCGGAAGCGTATCCGGCCGGCGAATTGAAGCACGGGCCGCTCGCGCTGGTCACGGAAGCGATGCCGGTCGTCACGGTCGCGCCGAACGACACGCTGCTCGAGAAGCTGAAGTCGAACATGCAGGAAGTGCGCGCACGCGGCGGCGAGCTGTACGTGTTCGCGGATGCGGACACGCAGATCGTCAACGACGACGGCCTGCACGTGATCCGGATGCCGGAACACTACGGGCAGCTGTCGCCGATCCTGCACGTCGTGCCGCTGCAGCTGCTCGCGTATCACACCGCATGCGCGCGCGGCACCGACGTCGACAAGCCGCGCAATCTCGCGAAGTCGGTGACGGTCGAGTAA
- a CDS encoding FTR1 family iron permease, with protein sequence MLSTALIVFREVLEAALVVSIVMAATKGVPRRGWWVGGGLVGGVIGAGLIAAFADVISQWASGMGQEVFNAGVMFVATLMLAWHCIWMSRHGREMALHMGEVGRAVAAGSRPLTGLAIVVGVAVLREGSEAVLFLYGIAAGDPGQTPQMVAGGLLGVLGGAGLGYAMYAGLLQIPLKRLFSVTNALIVLLAAGMASQCVGFLLAAGLVPSWGDAVWDTSWLLKESSIVGKALHTLVGYTARPAGIQIAAYVVTLVAIVVLARLVGRPQSAVRPPRHAA encoded by the coding sequence ATGCTGTCTACTGCCCTCATCGTTTTTCGTGAAGTGCTCGAGGCCGCGCTGGTGGTTTCGATCGTGATGGCTGCCACCAAGGGCGTGCCGCGGCGCGGCTGGTGGGTCGGCGGCGGGCTCGTCGGCGGCGTGATCGGCGCGGGCCTGATCGCTGCGTTCGCGGACGTGATCTCGCAATGGGCGTCCGGCATGGGGCAGGAAGTCTTCAACGCGGGCGTGATGTTCGTCGCGACGTTGATGCTCGCATGGCATTGCATCTGGATGAGCCGGCACGGCCGCGAGATGGCGCTGCACATGGGCGAGGTCGGGCGGGCCGTCGCGGCCGGCAGCCGGCCGCTGACCGGGCTCGCGATCGTGGTCGGCGTCGCGGTGTTGCGCGAGGGCTCCGAGGCGGTGCTGTTCCTGTACGGGATCGCAGCCGGCGATCCGGGCCAGACGCCGCAGATGGTCGCGGGCGGACTGCTGGGCGTGCTCGGCGGCGCGGGGCTCGGCTACGCGATGTATGCCGGGCTGTTGCAGATTCCGCTGAAACGGCTGTTCTCGGTCACCAACGCGCTGATCGTGCTGCTCGCGGCGGGGATGGCGAGCCAGTGCGTGGGTTTCCTGCTCGCGGCAGGCCTCGTGCCGTCGTGGGGCGATGCGGTGTGGGATACGTCTTGGCTGCTGAAGGAGTCGAGCATCGTCGGCAAGGCGCTGCATACGCTCGTCGGCTATACCGCTCGTCCGGCGGGAATCCAGATCGCCGCGTACGTCGTCACGCTGGTCGCGATCGTCGTGCTCGCCCGGCTCGTGGGCCGGCCGCAGAGCGCCGTGCGGCCGCCGCGGCACGCCGCATGA
- a CDS encoding cupredoxin domain-containing protein, giving the protein MTRFAIGFALALLGASATSAFAADDVVNLTLKDHKFSPDGVTIPAGKKVKFVVKNLDATPAEFESDDFKAEKVVPAGKSVEILVGPLKAGTYEFHDEYHEAQSKTHLTVK; this is encoded by the coding sequence ATGACCCGTTTCGCTATCGGCTTTGCGCTGGCCCTGCTGGGCGCATCGGCAACGTCCGCATTCGCCGCCGACGATGTCGTCAACCTGACGCTGAAGGACCACAAGTTCTCGCCCGACGGTGTGACGATTCCGGCCGGCAAGAAGGTGAAGTTCGTCGTGAAGAACCTCGATGCGACGCCTGCCGAATTCGAAAGCGACGACTTCAAGGCGGAGAAGGTCGTGCCTGCCGGCAAGTCGGTCGAGATCCTGGTCGGGCCGCTGAAGGCGGGCACGTACGAGTTCCACGACGAGTATCACGAAGCGCAATCGAAGACGCACCTGACCGTCAAATAA
- a CDS encoding heavy-metal-associated domain-containing protein translates to MEFEVQDMTCGGCANAITRAVTAADPAAKLDIDVAAKTVKVESAQGVERVQSIIEAAGFHPALRSA, encoded by the coding sequence ATGGAATTCGAAGTCCAGGACATGACCTGCGGCGGCTGCGCCAACGCGATCACGCGCGCGGTGACGGCCGCCGATCCGGCCGCGAAGCTCGACATCGATGTGGCCGCGAAGACCGTGAAGGTCGAATCGGCGCAGGGCGTCGAACGCGTGCAGTCGATCATCGAGGCGGCGGGCTTCCACCCCGCGCTGCGCTCGGCCTGA